In one window of Candidatus Scalindua sp. DNA:
- a CDS encoding tetratricopeptide repeat protein, with the protein MYTCIARKMSAVSSLLMVVFLIVVTGCEKAKNHVETGQALLDQGKVEEASVEFKKAVENDPKLAEAYFNLGNAYVKKQMFDEAIENYRKAIGINPEYKDAYKQMVDTFVTIGPPATEFEKRRNRLEEEPDSVMAHLDMGVFLHSLDQTEKAIEEYEQALALQPENPFIYYNLAVAYQDMALFEEKAIPLYLKSIELDPSYDKAHYNLAVSYLKINNLEKAMQEYEKTLEINPNYADVYVDYGMISIKGKDFDKAMEHYEKALEINPNCIAAYYQKGIVYAFQEKYDEALAQNKKVLELNPDHTNAQFNIAVVYHKKGDLERALQEYNKVIIIDRIYEDAYYNRGQVYASMGDTPKAYSDYISYSRIVKAKTGREAAAVALRGVDDEKVESFMVPSFKDWLLEYE; encoded by the coding sequence ATGTATACGTGTATTGCGAGAAAAATGAGTGCGGTAAGTAGTTTGCTGATGGTTGTTTTCCTGATAGTAGTGACTGGTTGTGAAAAGGCAAAAAATCATGTTGAGACGGGGCAGGCATTGCTTGATCAGGGTAAAGTTGAGGAGGCCTCGGTTGAATTCAAAAAGGCAGTAGAAAATGATCCCAAACTGGCAGAGGCGTATTTTAATCTGGGAAACGCCTATGTAAAGAAACAGATGTTTGATGAGGCGATCGAGAATTATAGAAAAGCGATCGGCATAAATCCTGAATACAAAGATGCATATAAACAGATGGTCGACACTTTTGTTACAATCGGGCCACCTGCAACGGAGTTTGAGAAAAGGAGGAACAGGCTTGAAGAAGAGCCGGACAGCGTTATGGCTCACCTGGATATGGGAGTATTTCTTCACAGTCTGGATCAGACAGAGAAGGCGATAGAGGAGTACGAACAGGCCCTGGCATTACAGCCTGAGAATCCTTTTATCTATTATAATCTGGCGGTCGCGTATCAGGATATGGCCCTCTTTGAGGAGAAGGCGATACCGCTTTATTTAAAGTCTATCGAATTAGATCCCTCGTATGACAAGGCTCACTACAACCTCGCGGTTTCCTACCTTAAGATCAACAACCTTGAAAAGGCAATGCAGGAATATGAGAAAACATTAGAAATTAATCCGAATTATGCTGACGTATATGTAGATTATGGGATGATCAGTATAAAAGGAAAAGACTTTGACAAGGCAATGGAACACTATGAAAAGGCCCTTGAGATCAATCCAAATTGCATAGCGGCATATTATCAGAAAGGTATTGTGTATGCTTTTCAGGAGAAATATGACGAGGCGTTGGCTCAAAACAAGAAGGTGTTAGAGCTGAATCCTGACCACACAAACGCACAATTCAATATTGCTGTTGTCTACCACAAAAAGGGAGACCTGGAGAGGGCATTACAGGAATATAATAAGGTGATAATCATTGACCGAATTTACGAAGATGCTTATTATAATAGAGGTCAGGTATATGCATCAATGGGTGATACACCCAAGGCTTACAGCGATTACATAAGTTATAGCAGGATTGTGAAAGCGAAGACTGGCAGAGAGGCGGCAGCAGTGGCATTGCGCGGTGTTGACGATGAGAAGGTCGAAAGCTTTATGGTTCCAAGTTTCAAGGACTGGCTGCTGGAATACGAATGA
- a CDS encoding cytochrome c has product MTGYNSRSWLRGFFRNPNAVRYYGNTHFREMPESVMGEEDLSYLIDFLLAQSEPETAVDPILREIGETILEQEGCYNCHTYKGKGGKFAPTLDGFASDEWLRGMIEDAGQEKYFGRYNTMPSFKEEIGRDEMDKLILFIQSLRSESDLVLPE; this is encoded by the coding sequence ATGACGGGGTATAATTCGCGATCATGGTTGAGGGGTTTCTTCCGGAACCCGAATGCGGTCAGATATTATGGAAATACCCATTTCCGGGAGATGCCGGAAAGCGTCATGGGGGAAGAAGATTTGTCCTATCTGATAGACTTTCTGCTGGCGCAGTCAGAGCCCGAAACGGCGGTGGATCCGATATTGAGGGAGATAGGAGAGACGATTCTGGAGCAGGAGGGGTGTTACAACTGCCATACGTATAAGGGGAAAGGGGGAAAATTTGCGCCTACCCTGGACGGCTTTGCGTCAGATGAATGGTTAAGGGGTATGATAGAAGATGCCGGGCAGGAGAAGTATTTCGGCAGGTACAACACGATGCCGTCATTCAAGGAGGAGATAGGAAGGGATGAGATGGATAAACTGATCTTGTTTATCCAGAGTTTACGAAGTGAATCCGACCTGGTATTGCCGGAGTGA